The Romeriopsis navalis LEGE 11480 genome includes the window CACGCCGAAATTCAAGTTCAAGCTGGGAAGGGCGGTGATGGAATGGTCTCTTTCCGCCGGGAGAAGTACGTTCCAGCTGGCGGACCTTCCGGGGGCAGTGGGGGCCAAGGCGGTGATATCACCTTGAAAGCCGATGCCAATTTACAAACGCTCCTGGATTTCCAATACAAGCGCATCTTCAAAGGCGAAGATGGTAAACGTGGTGGATCCAGCAACTGCACTGGTGCGTCTGGCAAGGTCAGGCTGATTGAAGTGCCCTGTGGCACCACTGTCTATGACATTGAAACCGGCGAAATTGTGGGCGACCTCACCGAGCCTGGACAAACCCTACGAGTCGCCACCGGTGGCAAAGGCGGTCTCGGTAATGCCTGTTTTCTGACCAATAAGAATCGTGCACCGGAAGAAGCACAGCCCGGTCGTGAAGGCGAACATCACTTTCTCCGCCTCGAACTCAAATTGCTCGCGGAAGTTGGCATTATCGGTTTACCCAATGCGGGCAAATCCACCCTGATCGCGTCACTCTCTTCCGCCCGGCCCAAAATTGCCGATTATCCATTTACCACATTGATCCCCAACCTTGGTGTGGTTCGTCGCCCCACCGGCGATGGCAATGTTTTTGCCGATATCCCCGGTTTAGTCGAAGGCGCCCATGAGGGCATTGGCCTCGGCCATGACTTCCTCCGTCATGTCGAACGTACCCGCGTATTACTTCATTTAGTCGATGCC containing:
- the obgE gene encoding GTPase ObgE, whose protein sequence is MQFIDHAEIQVQAGKGGDGMVSFRREKYVPAGGPSGGSGGQGGDITLKADANLQTLLDFQYKRIFKGEDGKRGGSSNCTGASGKVRLIEVPCGTTVYDIETGEIVGDLTEPGQTLRVATGGKGGLGNACFLTNKNRAPEEAQPGREGEHHFLRLELKLLAEVGIIGLPNAGKSTLIASLSSARPKIADYPFTTLIPNLGVVRRPTGDGNVFADIPGLVEGAHEGIGLGHDFLRHVERTRVLLHLVDATSEDPLADYQTIQAELEAYGRGLAKRPQIVALNKLDATFADDPEMVKLTEKLREVSQTEKVFQISAVSRQGIDQLLHSIWDLLDRTADEPFEPLAPYLPTEV